A window of Deltaproteobacteria bacterium contains these coding sequences:
- a CDS encoding sulfite exporter TauE/SafE family protein, whose protein sequence is MMSSTLTAIFLAVIFFAGFTQGLTGFGSILISVSILAMVMDLQLIIPLV, encoded by the coding sequence GTGATGAGTTCGACCCTGACGGCCATCTTTCTGGCCGTCATCTTTTTTGCCGGGTTCACCCAGGGCCTGACGGGCTTCGGGTCCATCCTCATTTCCGTGTCCATTCTGGCCATGGTCATGGATCTTCAGCTGATCATCCCCTTGGTCAG